A genome region from Arachidicoccus soli includes the following:
- a CDS encoding M1 family metallopeptidase — protein MRKYLLLAFCIYGSFVWAQPERWQQKVKYSIDAKLDVNTNLLSGNENIVYWNNSPDSLHRIFIYLYWNAFQPGSMMDIRSQELGKKILGYTKNGYEVRDWDERVRDRISHLSPTEQGFQQVEYVEVNGVNQKLIEHETILEVDLDRPLLPKSQNNLKIKFNAQVPVQIRRSGRDNAEGVRFSMSQWYPKIAEYDYEGWNANPYIAREFYGVWGDFNVNITIDKNYLVAATGTIQNPEEVGFGYGKIQGVPKTTSATTTWHFAAHNVHDFVWAADNDYTLLKRQIKGGPLFYFVYKKKDTTTDKQWNILADSVAYLYPHFIAKTFGNYPYNNYSFIQGGDGGMEYPMATLIKSASIGTALHEFGHSWYQGVLGSNESLFPWMDEGGATYFQTHIAGWSARDSLWYKRSYDSYFKLVKSGLEEPMTTHADHYNTNYGYELAAYGKGAVFYEQLSYIIGNKNMDKFLLEYYKVWQFKHPNANDLIRIAEKVSGLELEWYKQYWIYSTKTIDYAIGKVSSKENHAIVSLQRIGKMPMPLDILVTYKDGSEEMYNIPVGMMYGHKPAENHYYPWIFAPEWRWTSPSYDLELSKSASKIKSIVIDPTQRMADVDRINNVWE, from the coding sequence ATGAGAAAATATTTACTCTTAGCTTTTTGTATATATGGTTCCTTTGTATGGGCTCAGCCTGAAAGGTGGCAACAAAAAGTAAAATACAGTATTGATGCAAAATTGGATGTAAATACTAATCTACTTTCAGGAAATGAAAATATTGTTTATTGGAATAATTCACCGGATTCGCTTCACCGGATATTTATTTATCTTTATTGGAATGCTTTTCAGCCTGGCAGTATGATGGATATACGCAGTCAAGAATTGGGCAAAAAAATTTTGGGTTATACTAAGAATGGCTATGAAGTTCGCGACTGGGATGAGCGTGTACGCGATAGAATTAGTCACTTATCTCCTACTGAACAAGGTTTTCAGCAGGTAGAATATGTAGAAGTGAATGGAGTCAATCAAAAATTAATTGAGCATGAAACTATACTTGAAGTAGATTTAGACAGACCTCTTCTGCCAAAATCTCAAAACAATTTAAAAATAAAATTTAATGCACAAGTACCAGTTCAAATTCGCAGAAGTGGCCGCGATAATGCAGAAGGTGTCCGCTTTAGCATGAGTCAATGGTATCCAAAAATTGCAGAATATGATTATGAAGGATGGAATGCCAATCCTTATATCGCACGCGAGTTTTATGGTGTGTGGGGCGATTTTAATGTAAACATTACAATAGATAAGAATTATTTAGTCGCCGCCACAGGTACGATTCAAAACCCGGAGGAGGTTGGATTTGGATATGGAAAAATACAAGGTGTGCCAAAAACTACTTCTGCAACCACTACTTGGCATTTTGCCGCACACAATGTACACGATTTTGTTTGGGCAGCAGATAATGATTATACCTTATTAAAAAGGCAAATAAAAGGCGGTCCATTATTTTATTTCGTTTATAAAAAGAAAGATACAACCACCGATAAACAATGGAACATATTGGCTGATTCGGTTGCCTATTTATACCCTCATTTTATTGCTAAAACATTTGGCAATTATCCATATAATAATTATTCTTTTATACAAGGCGGAGATGGGGGAATGGAATATCCAATGGCCACATTAATTAAGTCGGCAAGCATTGGGACGGCCTTACATGAGTTTGGACATAGTTGGTATCAAGGTGTTTTAGGCAGCAATGAAAGTCTTTTTCCATGGATGGATGAAGGTGGGGCAACTTATTTCCAGACACATATTGCGGGTTGGAGTGCCCGAGACAGTTTGTGGTACAAAAGAAGTTATGATAGTTACTTTAAATTGGTCAAAAGTGGTTTAGAAGAACCTATGACCACACACGCAGACCATTATAATACAAATTATGGATATGAATTAGCTGCATATGGAAAGGGCGCAGTATTCTATGAACAACTCTCCTATATTATCGGTAATAAGAATATGGATAAATTTCTTTTGGAATATTATAAAGTTTGGCAATTCAAACATCCAAATGCCAACGATCTGATACGTATTGCTGAAAAAGTAAGTGGTTTAGAATTGGAGTGGTACAAACAATACTGGATTTATTCGACTAAGACAATTGATTATGCCATAGGTAAGGTTTCTTCCAAAGAAAATCATGCAATTGTGAGTTTACAACGTATTGGCAAAATGCCCATGCCATTAGACATATTGGTCACCTACAAAGATGGCTCGGAAGAAATGTACAATATTCCTGTGGGGATGATGTATGGTCACAAGCCAGCAGAGAATCATTATTATCCTTGGATATTTGCTCCGGAATGGAGATGGACAAGCCCTTCATACGATTTAGAATTATCAAAATCAGCATCGAAAATAAAATCAATTGTGATAGATCCAACGCAACGCATGGCAGATGTGGATAGAATCAATAATGTATGGGAGTAA
- a CDS encoding glycoside hydrolase family 10 protein — MSNRYFKITFLSLIFSSFLTFLFAQNAHPKYEMRGSWIATVLNIDWPSKPGLSVAEQKQEFINILNKDKEMGINAVFVQVRPVGDAFYPSQYDPWSEYLTGKQGQAPSPFYDPLRFMIEETHKRGMEFHAWINPYRMVFDVTKSSIAENSITRRHPEWFVSYGKQKIFNPGLPQTIDYLVGVVSDIAHRYDIDGIHFDDYFYPYPTSQHFNDDAAYRMYGKGLSLADWRRSNCDSAIKRVHETLLKLKPMIKFGVSPFGIYQNKSQDPEGSDTRGTTDYHQLYADVLLWLKNGWIDYVAPQLYWPIGKQGQDFRVLLDWWAHHTYGKALYIGQALYHADERDVSAFNNSYELPNEIKLIRQYPDVQGSIYFSNKSFNSNPHGFVDSLENNYYYYPALVPPMKWIDNNPPNAPEIWVSSDNLLQISGSLDEISKKEIVNKYVLYATSDPAKLGQLPMQIIGGDNGIHIFSFSNVQQKLPPDCTKIYVSVTSVDKENNESDLSNIIIFEKGRNGQWQGLSGH, encoded by the coding sequence ATGTCAAATCGATATTTTAAAATCACTTTTCTATCGCTCATTTTTAGCTCTTTCCTCACTTTTTTATTTGCTCAAAATGCGCATCCCAAATACGAAATGCGCGGGTCATGGATCGCAACTGTACTTAACATAGATTGGCCAAGTAAGCCAGGCTTAAGTGTAGCAGAACAAAAACAAGAGTTTATAAACATTTTGAATAAAGACAAAGAGATGGGTATAAATGCTGTATTTGTACAAGTTCGTCCGGTAGGAGATGCATTTTACCCTTCACAATATGATCCTTGGAGTGAATATTTAACAGGCAAACAAGGCCAAGCACCTTCTCCTTTTTATGATCCTTTGAGGTTTATGATTGAAGAAACACATAAAAGAGGTATGGAATTTCATGCATGGATTAATCCATATCGAATGGTCTTTGATGTCACCAAATCCTCAATAGCCGAAAATAGTATTACGCGTCGTCATCCTGAATGGTTTGTATCCTATGGAAAACAAAAAATATTCAATCCGGGATTACCACAGACCATCGATTACCTTGTTGGAGTCGTGTCTGATATTGCGCATCGTTATGATATAGATGGCATTCATTTTGACGATTATTTTTACCCTTATCCTACTAGTCAACATTTTAATGATGACGCCGCCTATCGTATGTATGGTAAGGGTTTAAGCTTGGCTGACTGGCGAAGATCTAATTGCGACTCTGCTATCAAGCGAGTTCATGAGACTTTGTTGAAATTGAAACCCATGATAAAATTTGGTGTAAGTCCCTTTGGTATTTATCAAAATAAATCTCAAGATCCAGAAGGGAGTGACACAAGGGGAACGACTGATTATCATCAATTATATGCAGATGTTTTATTGTGGTTAAAAAATGGTTGGATAGATTATGTTGCACCACAATTATATTGGCCTATTGGTAAACAGGGGCAAGATTTTCGTGTATTACTTGACTGGTGGGCACATCATACATATGGCAAAGCATTATATATTGGTCAAGCACTTTATCATGCCGATGAGCGAGATGTTTCAGCGTTCAATAATTCTTATGAGTTGCCAAATGAGATAAAACTGATTCGTCAATACCCGGATGTACAAGGAAGTATTTATTTTAGCAATAAATCCTTTAATTCAAACCCCCACGGATTTGTAGATAGTTTAGAAAATAACTATTATTACTATCCTGCACTTGTTCCGCCTATGAAATGGATTGACAATAATCCACCGAATGCACCAGAGATATGGGTCTCATCAGATAACTTATTGCAAATCTCCGGTTCGCTTGATGAAATATCCAAGAAAGAAATTGTAAATAAATATGTTTTATATGCTACATCTGATCCTGCAAAATTAGGCCAACTCCCCATGCAAATTATTGGTGGAGATAATGGCATACATATATTTAGTTTTTCAAATGTACAACAAAAACTACCCCCTGATTGCACCAAGATATATGTGTCTGTAACCAGCGTAGATAAGGAAAATAATGAAAGTGATTTAAGTAATATTATTATATTTGAGAAGGGGAGAAATGGCCAATGGCAAGGACTTTCAGGCCACTAA
- a CDS encoding MarR family winged helix-turn-helix transcriptional regulator, translating to MNHDNEYLPKVYRSVYHRARLNVLFSASWMGEFIRRFMEKYDITGQQYNILRIIHRNQGNHLSVLQLREQMFEKMSDTSRLVDRLIAKGLVGKRKSTVDRRLVEIYLTTQGEDLLTKILAGIEVLDLPLKGLTEEEAEILSNLLVKMRRHESN from the coding sequence ATGAATCATGATAACGAATACTTACCAAAGGTATACAGAAGCGTATATCATAGAGCCAGATTAAATGTTTTATTCTCTGCATCCTGGATGGGCGAATTTATTCGCCGATTTATGGAAAAGTATGACATTACAGGTCAACAATATAATATATTACGAATTATACATCGGAATCAAGGTAATCATTTGAGTGTTCTTCAATTACGCGAGCAAATGTTCGAGAAAATGAGCGATACAAGTCGTTTGGTAGATCGATTAATTGCGAAGGGTTTGGTGGGGAAAAGAAAGTCTACCGTTGACAGACGTTTAGTTGAAATTTATTTAACTACTCAAGGAGAAGATCTATTAACCAAAATATTAGCAGGGATTGAAGTATTGGATTTGCCTTTGAAAGGTTTAACAGAAGAAGAGGCAGAAATACTGAGTAATTTATTAGTAAAAATGCGCCGTCACGAAAGCAATTAA
- a CDS encoding radical SAM/SPASM domain-containing protein, which produces MYFNLKDSVNLLRKLTFRRAWNVIKVMSSYQLSKIKKKPIQWGFPISISFEPTTSCNLRCPECPSGLRAFTRPKGMLQNNFFTDTIDEIYKEVLYLIFYFQGEPYLNPDFLKMVKYANNKGMYTATSTNAHYLTEEKARETVESGLDRLIISIDGTTQDVYEQYRVGGHLEKVLTGARNIVKCKKEMNSKTPFIFFQFLVVKPNEHQIEDVKRLAKEIGVDQVRFKTAQVYDYENDPHKLIPSIDKYSRYKKDSKGKMQVKSGLKNHCWKLWQANVITWDGLVVPCCFDKDAMHRLGNLKNQSFKEIWHNENYKQFRSELMAGRKNIDICANCSEGLKVWEK; this is translated from the coding sequence ATGTATTTTAATTTAAAAGATAGTGTAAACCTCTTAAGAAAGCTTACGTTTCGCCGCGCGTGGAATGTAATCAAAGTGATGTCCAGTTATCAACTGAGCAAAATAAAAAAGAAACCTATACAATGGGGCTTTCCCATTTCCATTTCTTTTGAACCTACAACTTCATGCAATTTACGCTGCCCGGAATGCCCAAGTGGTTTACGCGCATTTACCAGGCCAAAGGGGATGCTTCAAAACAATTTCTTCACCGATACTATTGACGAGATTTATAAAGAAGTATTATACTTAATATTTTATTTTCAGGGTGAGCCTTACCTTAATCCGGACTTTTTAAAGATGGTAAAATACGCCAACAACAAGGGGATGTACACCGCTACCTCTACCAATGCACATTATCTTACTGAAGAAAAAGCTAGAGAAACTGTTGAAAGTGGATTAGATAGACTCATCATTTCTATTGATGGAACTACACAAGATGTTTACGAACAATATCGTGTAGGTGGTCATTTGGAAAAAGTATTGACTGGTGCACGCAATATTGTAAAATGTAAAAAAGAAATGAATAGCAAAACTCCATTTATCTTTTTTCAATTCTTAGTTGTAAAACCTAATGAGCATCAGATTGAAGATGTAAAACGTTTAGCTAAAGAAATAGGTGTTGACCAGGTGAGATTTAAAACTGCACAAGTTTATGATTATGAAAATGATCCACATAAATTAATTCCTTCCATTGATAAATACAGTCGTTACAAAAAGGATAGTAAGGGTAAAATGCAGGTAAAAAGTGGCCTGAAAAACCATTGTTGGAAATTGTGGCAAGCGAACGTAATCACCTGGGACGGACTCGTAGTTCCTTGTTGCTTTGATAAAGATGCGATGCACAGACTTGGAAATTTAAAAAATCAATCTTTTAAAGAAATCTGGCACAATGAAAATTATAAACAATTTCGTAGTGAGTTAATGGCAGGCAGGAAAAATATCGACATTTGTGCTAACTGTTCTGAAGGACTTAAAGTTTGGGAAAAATAA
- a CDS encoding mannose-1-phosphate guanylyltransferase produces MEKNDHHYVIILAGGIGSRLWPKSLIAKPKQFLDILNIGKTLIQQTYERFVPFIKKENIFVITHQDYLRFAQQQLPDLAIENILVEPSRKSTAPCVTYISMKLMARDPEANLIIAPSDHIIFDTEVFSQFVLTALDFSAHLNSLVTLGIKPLYPNTGYGYIQYETREVASDIYKVKTFTEKPNLELAKVFIESGEFLWNSGIFIWRAKSVLKAIEKHLPELYEIFDAEKEYLNTPQEREALDRIYPLCTNISIDFAIMEKSENVYVIPSSFGWSDLGTWNSTYENLEKDYLGNAVHGKHILVIDATKCMISANNNKLVVLQGLDDFIVIDTPETLLVCKKDKEQEIKDYIAEVKRNFDEDYL; encoded by the coding sequence GTGGAAAAGAATGATCATCATTATGTGATAATATTGGCAGGTGGTATAGGAAGTAGGCTTTGGCCTAAAAGTTTGATAGCAAAGCCTAAACAATTTCTGGATATATTAAATATTGGCAAGACATTAATACAACAGACTTACGAGCGTTTTGTCCCTTTCATCAAGAAGGAAAATATTTTTGTTATTACTCATCAGGATTATCTGAGGTTTGCACAACAACAATTACCTGATTTGGCCATTGAAAATATATTGGTTGAGCCCAGCAGAAAAAGTACAGCTCCCTGTGTTACTTATATCTCGATGAAACTTATGGCACGTGATCCGGAAGCAAATCTTATTATAGCACCCAGCGATCATATAATTTTTGATACGGAAGTTTTTTCGCAATTTGTATTGACTGCCTTGGATTTTTCTGCCCATTTAAATTCTCTTGTTACATTGGGTATAAAACCACTTTACCCAAATACAGGCTACGGGTATATTCAATATGAAACACGTGAAGTGGCTTCAGATATTTATAAAGTAAAAACATTTACAGAAAAGCCCAATTTGGAATTAGCAAAGGTTTTTATAGAGAGTGGAGAGTTTTTATGGAATTCTGGTATCTTCATTTGGCGCGCGAAGAGTGTTTTGAAAGCAATTGAAAAACATTTGCCGGAATTGTATGAGATTTTTGATGCAGAAAAAGAATATTTAAATACACCGCAGGAACGGGAAGCTCTTGATAGAATATACCCTCTTTGCACCAATATTTCCATTGATTTTGCCATAATGGAAAAATCTGAAAATGTATATGTAATACCTTCTTCATTTGGCTGGAGTGATTTGGGAACCTGGAATAGTACTTATGAGAATTTAGAGAAGGACTATTTAGGGAATGCTGTACATGGAAAACATATTTTGGTGATTGATGCGACTAAATGCATGATTAGCGCTAATAATAATAAGTTAGTGGTACTACAAGGGTTAGACGACTTTATAGTAATAGATACGCCTGAAACATTACTTGTTTGCAAAAAGGATAAAGAACAGGAAATAAAAGATTATATAGCAGAAGTAAAAAGAAATTTTGACGAAGATTATTTATAA
- a CDS encoding beta-ketoacyl-ACP synthase III codes for MNKISAAITSVGGYVPETKLTNSDLEKMIDTSDEWITTRTGIKERRILRTPGAASSDMAVPAVQEILRKKNIDPKEIDCIVCATVTPDMLFPATANLIGHKIGATNAFGFDLSAACSGFIYALSVGTAFIESGRYKKVIVVGVDKMSSIVDYTDRTTCIIFGDGAGAVLLEPSTDENGIIDAILKSDGSGKDYLHMKAGGSAKPASIETVTAGDHFIYQEGKHVFKFAVTGMADVSQELLEKNNLTGDDIDWLVPHQANLRIIDATRSRIGLAEEKVMINIHKYGNTTAATIPLCLWEWESKLKKGDNIVLAAFGGGFTWGATYIKWAY; via the coding sequence ATGAATAAAATTAGTGCTGCAATTACTTCCGTTGGCGGATATGTGCCTGAAACGAAACTAACCAATAGTGATTTAGAAAAAATGATCGATACCTCTGATGAGTGGATTACTACTCGCACAGGCATCAAAGAAAGAAGGATATTAAGAACCCCTGGAGCAGCAAGCAGTGACATGGCTGTGCCAGCAGTCCAAGAGATTTTACGCAAAAAGAATATTGACCCAAAGGAGATTGATTGCATTGTCTGCGCAACAGTGACGCCGGATATGCTTTTCCCAGCTACTGCTAATTTAATTGGGCATAAAATAGGAGCAACAAATGCTTTTGGATTTGACTTAAGTGCGGCTTGTAGTGGATTCATTTATGCATTAAGTGTAGGGACTGCATTTATCGAAAGTGGGCGTTATAAAAAAGTAATTGTTGTAGGTGTTGACAAAATGAGTTCTATTGTAGATTATACCGATCGTACCACCTGTATTATTTTCGGAGACGGTGCGGGGGCAGTATTATTAGAACCCAGTACTGACGAGAATGGTATAATTGATGCGATATTAAAAAGTGACGGCTCTGGAAAAGATTATTTACATATGAAAGCCGGTGGCTCTGCTAAGCCCGCAAGCATCGAAACTGTAACTGCTGGTGATCATTTTATTTATCAAGAAGGGAAACACGTATTTAAATTTGCTGTTACCGGAATGGCAGATGTAAGTCAAGAGCTTTTAGAGAAAAATAATTTAACCGGAGATGATATTGATTGGTTGGTGCCTCACCAAGCCAACTTACGCATAATAGATGCGACACGTTCTAGAATAGGCTTGGCAGAAGAAAAAGTGATGATAAATATTCATAAATACGGTAACACTACTGCAGCCACTATACCTCTTTGTTTGTGGGAATGGGAAAGTAAATTGAAAAAAGGAGATAATATTGTTCTAGCAGCATTTGGTGGCGGTTTTACTTGGGGAGCCACTTATATTAAGTGGGCTTATTAA
- a CDS encoding sulfatase-like hydrolase/transferase — MKKSILLSFFCVAMLLLHAQQRPNVLILYADDLGYGDLSCYGAQHISTPRIDWLAENGLRFTNAHCTGSTCTPSRFSILSGRYAWRKKGTNILPGNANLTIPTDITTLPKVFQHAGYTTAVVGKWHLGLGDTFPIDWNKEVTPGPKEVGFDYSFIFPATADRTPTVFMENGTILGLDSLDPIQVNYKHAYPGELTGKNHPEMLKIKSSQGHDGHIVNGIGRIGFMEGGKRAEWTDEELGYTFNTKAIDFIDQSLQEKKPFFLYYAIHNIHVPRMPGTAFKGKSQLGYRGDAILEMNHSVGVILDALKDRGLLENTIIIFSSDNGPVLDDGYFDNSAETAAKLGYKPAGIYRGGKYSALEGGTRIPFIVYWPKHVKPNTVSNALFTQVDLMASFAKMLHEKLPLNEFTDSRDYFTTMIGKSDRDRNYIIEQPENMALCIVKDGWKYLTPANGPAILPGVNIESGISQEDQLYNLKNDPRELHNLARAYPQKVAELKKLLEKTKAEM, encoded by the coding sequence ATGAAAAAATCGATTCTATTATCTTTTTTTTGTGTTGCAATGCTCCTATTGCATGCCCAACAACGTCCCAATGTGTTGATATTATATGCAGATGATTTAGGATATGGCGACCTCAGTTGTTATGGTGCGCAACATATTTCTACACCGCGTATTGACTGGCTTGCTGAAAATGGATTACGTTTCACAAATGCACACTGTACCGGGTCTACCTGTACGCCTTCACGCTTTTCTATCCTTTCCGGAAGATATGCATGGCGTAAAAAAGGAACGAACATTCTTCCCGGCAATGCCAATCTCACGATTCCTACAGATATTACCACTCTGCCGAAAGTCTTCCAACATGCGGGCTATACGACTGCAGTAGTAGGTAAATGGCATCTTGGATTGGGCGATACATTTCCGATAGATTGGAACAAAGAGGTAACACCAGGTCCCAAAGAAGTAGGCTTTGATTATTCTTTTATTTTCCCGGCGACCGCCGACCGTACACCTACTGTGTTTATGGAAAATGGAACTATACTGGGATTGGATAGTTTAGATCCTATTCAGGTGAATTATAAACATGCTTATCCTGGAGAGCTTACAGGCAAGAATCATCCTGAAATGTTAAAGATCAAAAGCTCACAGGGGCACGATGGACATATCGTTAATGGTATTGGTCGTATAGGCTTTATGGAGGGAGGTAAGCGTGCGGAATGGACAGATGAAGAACTAGGCTATACTTTCAACACAAAGGCAATAGACTTTATAGATCAAAGCCTTCAAGAAAAGAAACCCTTCTTTCTGTATTATGCTATTCACAATATTCATGTACCTCGTATGCCGGGGACAGCTTTTAAAGGTAAAAGTCAATTAGGCTATCGCGGGGATGCTATTTTAGAAATGAATCATAGCGTTGGAGTTATCTTAGATGCATTGAAAGATCGTGGGTTACTAGAGAACACCATTATTATTTTCAGTAGTGATAATGGTCCTGTATTGGATGATGGGTATTTTGATAATTCTGCAGAAACTGCTGCCAAACTGGGTTACAAGCCTGCAGGAATATATCGTGGTGGAAAATATAGCGCTTTGGAAGGCGGCACCCGCATACCTTTTATCGTTTATTGGCCAAAGCATGTAAAACCAAATACAGTTTCCAATGCCTTGTTCACTCAAGTAGACTTAATGGCTTCTTTTGCCAAAATGTTACATGAAAAATTGCCTCTTAATGAATTCACAGATAGTCGCGATTATTTTACCACAATGATTGGAAAGAGCGATAGAGACCGCAATTATATTATAGAACAACCGGAAAATATGGCACTTTGTATTGTGAAAGATGGCTGGAAATATTTGACCCCCGCGAATGGCCCTGCTATATTACCTGGCGTAAATATTGAAAGTGGCATAAGTCAAGAAGATCAATTGTACAATCTTAAAAATGATCCACGTGAATTACACAATCTTGCAAGAGCGTATCCCCAAAAAGTTGCAGAGTTGAAAAAGCTATTAGAAAAGACAAAAGCAGAAATGTAA
- a CDS encoding sulfatase — MNKKTSFLFFLLLISFAGKTYAQKNSTSKPNIIFFLVDDMGWQDSSVPFWDSTTTQNKKFQTPNMVQFATTAEKFTNAYSTPICTPSRVSLMTGMNAARHRVTNWTAYKNRSVDARDSLLAVPKWNVNGLSPKPQERSVVATPLAQVLEDNGYFTIQCGKAHFGAYGTIGANPLNLGFTKNIGGSAAGNPASYLAEDDFGWNPKHFNIKADIPNMKEYWGTKTFLTEDLAQSAMRELDTAQMLDKPFFLYMAHYAVHLPYNVDKRFIQKYIDEGYTKPEAAYCALVEGMDKSLGELLNYLKQHHLEKNTIVVFMSDNGGYSHAPREGKDNTQNYPLKGGKGSLYEGGIREPMMVRWPGVTTAGTVSKQYTIMEDFYPTLLEMAGIRHYKTIQRIDGESMVPYLKNPKAVNDKRVLVWNYPNDWTGGNWGEDNSFMTAIRKGDWKLIYFEKYGRLELYNIKDDIKEQNDLAKKYPQRVKELAKLLTKKLKEEGGQLPIIKATGKTVPYPDEIGNS; from the coding sequence ATGAATAAAAAGACAAGTTTTCTATTCTTCCTATTACTAATAAGTTTTGCGGGAAAAACCTATGCTCAAAAAAATAGTACTTCAAAACCCAATATTATTTTCTTTTTGGTAGATGATATGGGCTGGCAAGATAGTTCTGTTCCTTTTTGGGATAGCACCACTACCCAAAACAAAAAGTTTCAAACGCCGAATATGGTGCAGTTTGCTACCACTGCCGAAAAGTTTACAAATGCCTATTCGACACCCATATGTACACCCTCCCGTGTAAGTTTAATGACAGGGATGAATGCGGCCCGCCATCGAGTAACCAATTGGACAGCCTATAAAAATCGGTCTGTAGATGCGAGAGACAGTTTGTTAGCTGTGCCTAAATGGAATGTGAATGGCTTATCGCCTAAACCGCAAGAAAGGAGTGTAGTGGCAACACCCTTGGCTCAGGTACTAGAAGATAACGGATACTTTACGATTCAATGTGGTAAAGCACATTTTGGGGCTTATGGTACAATCGGTGCCAATCCACTGAACCTCGGGTTTACGAAAAATATTGGAGGCAGTGCAGCAGGCAACCCTGCATCTTATTTGGCAGAAGATGATTTTGGATGGAACCCGAAGCATTTTAATATAAAAGCGGATATTCCGAATATGAAAGAATATTGGGGAACTAAAACCTTTCTTACCGAAGATCTTGCCCAATCGGCTATGCGCGAATTAGACACGGCACAAATGCTAGACAAACCATTCTTTTTATACATGGCACATTATGCCGTGCACTTGCCATATAATGTAGATAAAAGATTTATACAAAAATATATAGACGAAGGCTATACCAAACCCGAAGCTGCCTATTGCGCATTGGTAGAAGGTATGGATAAAAGTTTAGGAGAATTGCTGAATTATTTAAAACAACATCATCTGGAAAAAAATACCATAGTGGTTTTCATGTCAGATAATGGAGGTTATTCACATGCACCCAGAGAAGGCAAAGATAATACGCAGAACTATCCCTTAAAAGGGGGTAAAGGTTCTTTGTACGAAGGAGGCATTCGTGAACCGATGATGGTACGTTGGCCTGGCGTTACAACAGCAGGGACAGTAAGTAAACAATACACCATTATGGAAGATTTTTATCCTACACTTTTAGAGATGGCAGGCATCCGGCATTACAAAACTATCCAAAGGATAGATGGTGAATCGATGGTTCCCTATCTTAAAAACCCAAAGGCTGTAAATGATAAGCGAGTATTGGTTTGGAATTACCCTAATGACTGGACAGGAGGGAATTGGGGAGAGGACAACTCCTTTATGACCGCCATTCGAAAAGGTGATTGGAAACTCATATATTTTGAAAAATATGGTAGACTTGAATTGTATAATATTAAAGACGATATTAAGGAGCAAAACGATCTTGCTAAAAAATACCCCCAAAGAGTAAAAGAATTGGCAAAGTTGTTAACGAAGAAATTGAAAGAAGAAGGAGGCCAGTTACCTATAATAAAGGCTACCGGTAAAACTGTTCCTTATCCAGATGAGATTGGTAATAGTTAG
- a CDS encoding enoyl-CoA hydratase/isomerase family protein codes for MNIDLIIENKIAIITINRPESLNALNRQTLQEISVALSEAEKNLSARVIVITGGGEKSFVAGADIKEFADYNTKEGTKMARDGQANVFDKIENLRKPVIAAINGFALGGGLELALACHIRYASENAKLGFPEAALGLIPGYGGTQRLPKIVGKGLANELIFSSKMISAQKAKEIGLVNEIFPLSELMDKTKELANTIAKNSPLAITEAIAAINASDTEQGFEKEINAFGMLFESEDKKEGVTAFLAKRKPNFN; via the coding sequence ATGAATATAGATCTTATAATAGAAAATAAAATTGCAATCATAACGATTAATCGCCCTGAGAGCCTTAATGCATTAAACAGACAAACTTTGCAAGAGATTAGTGTAGCACTCTCGGAAGCGGAAAAAAACCTTTCTGCTAGAGTGATTGTAATTACCGGCGGCGGAGAAAAATCCTTTGTAGCAGGAGCAGATATTAAAGAATTTGCTGATTATAATACTAAAGAAGGAACAAAAATGGCACGTGATGGGCAAGCGAACGTTTTTGATAAGATTGAAAATCTAAGGAAGCCTGTAATTGCTGCTATCAACGGATTTGCTTTAGGTGGTGGGTTAGAACTTGCATTGGCATGTCATATTCGTTATGCTTCAGAAAATGCCAAATTAGGATTTCCAGAAGCTGCTTTAGGGCTTATTCCCGGCTATGGCGGAACACAGAGGCTGCCTAAAATAGTAGGGAAAGGTTTAGCCAATGAGCTTATATTTTCTTCTAAAATGATATCTGCACAAAAAGCAAAAGAGATAGGGTTGGTGAATGAAATATTTCCTTTATCCGAATTGATGGATAAAACAAAAGAATTGGCTAATACTATTGCTAAGAACTCGCCATTAGCTATTACAGAAGCTATTGCTGCAATAAATGCCTCAGACACGGAACAAGGATTTGAAAAAGAAATTAACGCCTTTGGAATGCTTTTCGAATCGGAGGATAAAAAAGAAGGGGTCACTGCATTTTTGGCAAAACGCAAACCAAATTTTAATTAG